In the Candidatus Mycosynbacter amalyticus genome, one interval contains:
- the tsaE gene encoding tRNA (adenosine(37)-N6)-threonylcarbamoyltransferase complex ATPase subunit type 1 TsaE codes for MIVSSLGEMLTFGERVARNLHGGEVLELVGDVGAGKTTFTKGLARGLGVHDAVQSPTFAISREYDGERGLHLVHYDFYRLDNAGIMADELAESLADEHGVTVVEWAETVASILPTDRVTLTIRLVADDEQARDVSWTTGGERSKELMEAST; via the coding sequence ATGATAGTATCATCACTTGGTGAAATGTTGACTTTTGGTGAGCGCGTTGCCCGGAATCTTCATGGTGGCGAAGTGCTGGAGCTGGTCGGTGACGTAGGGGCTGGCAAGACGACGTTTACAAAAGGTCTAGCGCGTGGTCTGGGTGTGCATGACGCGGTGCAGAGTCCGACGTTTGCTATAAGTCGCGAGTACGATGGTGAGCGTGGTTTACACCTGGTGCACTATGACTTCTATCGCCTCGACAACGCGGGTATTATGGCGGATGAGCTGGCCGAATCTCTGGCCGACGAGCACGGCGTGACAGTGGTCGAGTGGGCTGAGACAGTGGCTAGCATATTGCCGACCGACCGAGTGACGCTTACGATAAGGTTGGTGGCCGACGACGAGCAAGCCCGAGATGTGTCATGGACGACGGGCGGTGAACGTTCGAAGGAATTGATGGAGGCAAGCA